In Streptomyces sp. NBC_00306, a single genomic region encodes these proteins:
- a CDS encoding TetR/AcrR family transcriptional regulator has translation MSVSAGVRGAGRPGGGRRPGHSNTRALILTAALELFAAKGYAGATLRGIAERADVDPALIHHFFDNKGGLFRHAVASRIDLSTLFGSLTDKDAAGPKNRGEWIARTFLSYWEDESTRPALVAVFRTGLADEPVAKEFHHHIERALASCLARLAPEKTARTPELPSLVSAHLVGLVMLRYVCPMEPLASLDFEELMTLLARAIDILVDEPRS, from the coding sequence GTGAGCGTCTCGGCCGGAGTGCGCGGTGCAGGACGCCCGGGCGGGGGCCGCCGTCCGGGACACAGCAACACCAGGGCTCTGATCCTCACAGCTGCGCTGGAACTCTTCGCCGCCAAGGGCTATGCGGGCGCCACGCTGCGCGGGATCGCCGAACGGGCAGACGTGGACCCGGCGTTGATCCACCACTTCTTCGACAACAAGGGCGGCCTCTTCCGGCACGCCGTTGCCTCGCGGATCGATCTGTCCACTCTCTTCGGCTCTCTGACGGACAAGGACGCTGCCGGCCCGAAGAACCGGGGCGAGTGGATCGCCCGGACCTTCCTCTCCTACTGGGAGGACGAGTCGACCCGCCCGGCGCTGGTCGCCGTCTTCCGGACCGGCTTGGCGGACGAGCCGGTCGCCAAGGAGTTCCACCACCACATCGAAAGAGCCCTCGCATCGTGTCTTGCCCGACTCGCCCCCGAAAAGACCGCACGGACACCGGAGTTGCCGTCCCTGGTGTCCGCGCATCTCGTCGGCCTCGTCATGCTGCGCTACGTCTGCCCGATGGAGCCACTCGCCTCGCTCGACTTCGAGGAACTGATGACGCTGCTCGCCCGCGCCATCGACATTCTTGTCGACGAGCCCAGGTCATAG